The stretch of DNA TTAGTCACCAACCCCACGACTGGCTGCCATGTCTCTCTTGTTTGGGTCGTCCatgcattttttttctgggGAGCATGGACGATGCGTCAGATGACTCGGGGAAGGCGAAAAAGTGAGAgaaaaaattggaaaaaaagtaggaaaaaaaataatgaGAAAAAGTGGAAAATAAACTGGAAAAAGAGTtggaagaaaaaataatGAGAAAAggtgagaaaaaaaatggaaaataaatttgaaagaaaaaaaaattggaatAAAGACTATCGGGAAAAGGTGTTTTCAGACCTTTTGGATCACGGCCAACTTTGCAAAGAGTGAGAGGAGGGTGCGAATGGCCAGAAACGGCTCATAATCCCTGTGAACTCGACATGTGTATTTATTCCCCGTGTCTGCAATCAAGTGTTGGTATCCACCACATGCAGGATTGGAGTCATGTGGAGAGATAGCCAGTCGGGGAAAATGGGCTCATCATCTGTTGGTTGAGGTTTGTAGTGTCCTattacgagtactgtaccggtatGAGTGAGTACGAGTTGTTCGTTTTATCCTCATTTCAGCGAGCAAACTTTTTCTTGCCTGTCGGTTTTTTcctaatttttttttgtcgcAAAAATCGTCGCAAAAAAGGTGACTCAATCCAGCAGACGATAACCGATGTGCAGAGTGCATGGAAATGCCGGAGTCAGCATGCAAATGCCGGCTTCAAACTCGGTCCATGCGTCGATAGAGAAGCGACAGACGGACGAAGCGACTCAGGGCGGTCGGGAGTTTAAAAGTGGTGTTATGGCCTCGGTTTTGGACATGTGCAAGCAAGGAGTGGATAAATCAACTCTTTGGGCAGTTCTCTATCTGCTGTATCAATTTCAGCTCGCAAGACCCACTTTTTGAGCGTCTAAACAACGTCATAAAATCGGGATCGAAAGTAGTGAAAAGTTTAAAATTTTCAATGTGAAAATTTTTGACGGAACATTGTGGATCGGGGATAGATGATAGAGATGATGTTGAAGCTGAATATTGCAGCTGAAATGCGTGACAGTGGGATGACAAAAATTGGGCACATTTGGGTCTCGTATAGAGCGACTTTCGAGGCTTCTGGCGGGTCAAAATCGCTCCAGTGAAAACGCCCCGAGTTTAATTGGGGGATGGCGGGGAGTAATGTGTTGCTAGGAGAAGTCATAGTCGAGATATTGAGGTGGTTCGAGCGGAGAGTTGGTGTGGTCCCGGGTATGTGTATTCtgatacaaaaaaaaaatgctGTCAATGCAACTCTTTCGGCTCTTTTAGGGCTCTTCAAACCGACGGTTACGTCCTGAGTTAGGTGCATCTCAGGAGGTTCTTTTTCTGGGGGATTTAGGGGGGCCAGAAATATGGGAAAAATTGGAGAATGTATATCTGATTGGTATCTACAGCTTGGAAAATGTTTTGTTCGAATAACTCCATGATTCCCCGACTTTTGGCACTTTTCCAGCCCTCGTTCAGGCTGCAGTGGCCCGGGTGGGAACCTTAAAATGATTTGATTGTGGGGCAGTTTGGGGGGACTGAGAATATGGATGAAATTGGGTGCGTTTTTGTGCGGAGAAAGGCGGGAAAAATTTAAAAATAATATAAATCCCACAAAATATTATTCATATTTTTGCCCATTTTTTAACATATATTTTGGTGGAAATAAAACTCCATTTGCCCGTTCACTCGGAGTGAAGGTTATTTGGGTGTCGTCATTATTGGGGGCAATTCGCATCTGGATCCAAAGTGGCCATTTTTGGTCGTAGCACAAAAATGAAAATTTCCATAGATTTATCGCACTCCCCTTATCCTCCGTACCAATTCTCCGTCCGCTATCTCAATTACTCATCAACTTTGGCCCTATGTGTGATACCGCCCAATAAACTCAATTACACCGACCATGTCACTTTGTCCCATATCCAAACTCTTCCTCTGCAACCCAACTCATACGATGTCTGAACGTCAGAAAATCGCCATCCTTTCCGTCTACGACAAGACCGGTCTGCTGGACCTGGCCAAGGGCCTGGTGAAGAACAATGTGCGGCTTCTCGCCTCCGGCGGTACTGCGAAGCTGGTGCGGGAGGCAGGATTCCCCGTGGAGGACGTTTCGGCCATCACCCACGCCCCCGAGATGCTGTCGGGCCGAGTCAAGACGCTGCATCCCGCGGTGCACGGTGGAATTCTGGCTCGAAACATCGAGTCGGACGAAAAAGACCTGTCTGCGCAGGGCATTGACAAGGTGGACTTTGTGGTGTGCAACCTGTACCCTTTCCAGGACACGGTGGCCAAGATCAACGTGACGATCGAGGAGgccgtggaggagattgacatTGGCGGCGTGACTCTGCTGCGAGCCGCAGCTAAGAACCACTCGCGAGTCACCATTCTGTCCGACCCCCGAGACTACCACGCCTTTCTCAACGAGCTCGACCACGGCGCCATTTCGGCCGAGACCCGAAACCGGCTCGCCCTCAAGGCGTTCGAGCACACCGCCGACTACGACTCCGCCATCTCTGACTTTTTCCGAAAGCAGTATTCGGAAGACCTGTCCCAGATGCCTCTCCGATACGGAGCCAACCCCCACCAGAAGCCCGCCCAGGCGttcgtccagcagggtGAGCTGCCCTTCAAGGTCCTGTGTGGCTCGCCCGGCTACATCAACCTGCTGGATGCGCTCAACTCGTGGCCCctggtcaaggagctgtcGGCCTCGCTCAACCTGCCCGCCGCCGCCTCCTTCAAGCACGTTTCTCCCGCCGGAGCCGCCGTGGGTCTGCCCCTCAGCgacattgagaagaagatttACTTTGTCGAGGACATTGAAAACCTGTCTCCTCTTGCCAACGCCTACGCCCGAGCTCGAGGCGCCGACCGAATGTCGTCCTTTGGCGACTTTATCGCTCTGTCCAACATTGTCGATCTCCCCACCGCCcagatcatctccaaggagGTGTCTGACGGAGTGATTGCCCCCGGCTACGAGCCCGAGGccctggagctgctcaagaagaagaagggcggCAAGTACTGCGTGCTGCAGATCGACCCCAACTTCACCCCCGGCCCCGTGGAGACCCGACAGGTGTACGGCATTTCGCTGCAGCAGAAGCGAAATGACGCggtcatctcctccaactccttcaaggagctcgtctccaagaacaaggagctgcCCGAGCAGGCCATCATCGACCTCACCGTCGCCACCATCGCCCTCAAGTACACCCAGTCCAACTCGGTGTGCTACGCCAAGGACGGTATGGTGATTGGTCTGGGAGCCGGCCAGCAGTCCCGAATCCACTGCACCCGTCTCGCCGGCGATAAGGCCGACAACTGGTGGTTCCGACAGCACCCCAAGGTGCTGGCCTTCAAGTGGAAGAAGGGCACCAAGCGACCCGACAAGTCCAACGCCATCGATCTCTACGTCTCGGGCCAGATTCCCCAGTCCGGtgtcgagaaggaggagtacgaggCCAAGTTTGAGACCGTTCCCGAGCCTTTGACGGCCGAGGAGCGAAAGGAGTGGCTCGGCAAGCTCACCAAGGTGGCTCTGTCCTCCGATGCCTTCTTCCCCTTCCCCGATAACGTCTACCGGGCTGCCCGAAGCGGAGTCAGCTACATTTCCGCCCCCAGCGGCTCTGTTCAGGACGAGGCTGTGTTTGCCGCCGCCGACAGCTTTGGCATCGCCTACGTGGAGAACAACATCCGACTGTTCCACCACTAAGATGGATAAGTGCCGAATCAAGTTATATAAGAAAATGTTTTGTTTGTGATTTTGATGTAGGGAACCGCCCGAAGTATTGGTCAtgatactacaagtaggacCATCTGACACGTGACTGGGTCCATTTGGCTCGTGACTTTGAAATCATGGTCTAACGTACAAACTACACTCTGTAGAACCACAGACGCTAATTGGAGCGGGAAAGATACCGACTGAAACtggtgtcacgtgatgaagACTGGAGTCATGTGACGAATGCcgatgtcacgtgacacggGCCTTTTCATTCCGTGCAAACTTGTTTTCGGTAAGTCTTGTTTGTTTTCTAAGAGTAATCATCGTTGGCTAGATTGAGTGTATTTGTTGGCTTGCGATTGCATTTTTGTTGGACAGTATACAATTATTCAAGCACAGAGGTATTTTTGGCGACTCGAGCATTGTATCTTTGAAGAGCTGGTTCGATTCTGATGTATAttgatggagttgttgtGGTTTTATGGCCGAAACTCAGAATGTGGATTTTAGGAGGAAAGAGTTGGCATGAAGAGAAAGTAAGATAGATGAGTTGTGGTTATTTTGTTTAGGTATTTCATAGCCGTTTAGTACGTTCAATTCTGGCTCCTTTTGGTAGCTATCTAGGGGcattgtgttgtgtgtaaAGTATTGTTGAATTTGGTTGGTATTAGTTGAATTTTCTAGTAAGTTTAGTTAAGTTTAGTCGATATATATTGAGAAAATACAagagtcttcttcttccgcTACACTATGGACACAAGCACAAAaggcacagacacaaaaggcacagacacaaatGGCACGTACTTGATACCTTCTGATACCCATACTACCACAGATATCTACCATAGGTGCTTTTTCAATGTTACGTAATAGCTCAGAAGATACATCCGCAGCGGAGTCATTAGCTGGGTGGCACATGGCACGTTTGATCGGACGTGGACATACTCCTCACGCGGCGCAGTCTGGACACAGACTTACTCGTCACCGCCAATCAGCCATGGGCCACGTGGTGGCAGTCGAGGGTCCCTCAGACACTATCCAGCATTAGGTAGGAAGCACCAACTCAGGTGAGTTCCAGATGAATCCTCGCCGTGGCGTCTCCTGAACTCGCAAGTTTGGTCCTTCCCCGTTGTCGCATCTCTTGCGCCCGCCTCACGGCCTCCAGAGGATGTCTCGATGTGGATCGAGGGCAACTTGGGTGAAGCGAATGCTTGTGTGTGACAAGGTGAGTATGCGTGAACTTGGATGGTGCAGACACTTCTCCGGTGATTGGCTCGTCTCGCCAGGAGTATGGTCAGTGCAGTGCAGCCGGCGCGTCGAGACTACCGTTCACCCGCATTCATCGGTTTGTGGTCTTCCCCGATGTCTCTCAAAATTCCCTCCATGTTCCAATCGAGGGGTGCAGCCCGAACTTCCCTTTGAAACCACAGGAACTGGCAAGGAGACTGGCACTCTAGCAACGCGGTGACGCCGTCAGACTTGATCTGAACCTCCCACTTAGTCCGAGTGTCCCACCAGTGTGGAGAAGCACCTTGTCACCATGACTAAGCTGGCCAACCCTTCACCACGTCTGATACACTGCCTGCTTCTGTGGTTTGGATTGTCTCGGAGTTGAGCAGACCCTTCATTCACAATCCATTAAATATTAGCATGGTCAGTTCCATCGACCGGCTTGGAGAGGTTCTGAGTAGATGTCAATGTGCGCATGACGATTGAGATCTTGTTGGGTGTGTGTTCGTAGGGCCCAATTGCGACATACTGGTTCGCCACTATTTCACAGACATCAGCGACTGGTACTGGCGAGATTGGTTGGTATACTTGGTTCTGGGGACTTGGGGGGGAGGACGCTGCCGTGTTTTTCGTCCTCTGATATGTTTTGATCACCAATCGTGCGGGTTCATGATCCTCAGTCAAAATCCGACCATTTAATAGATCATTTCGTTGgatttccttttttttaaaaaaaaggagggaaaaaaagtaTTAACGACAGCTCACAGCCTCGGTATCTACAACATGAGGTGGCCAAAAATTGCTATTTACACATCTCCTCATAGTCTACTGCTCGTACAGGAACTGCAGAGGTTGTAAATTTGGAGTGCACGATAAGTCATATACAGAACATCACATGATGTGCAACCACTGGACTGTTTCTCGGGACTGTTTCTCGTGCTATGTCAATCCGCCGACGCCGATATCGGTGCCACCAAAGTCCAACCTAGCtcaaagaagaaaaaacagaGATTGGATGATCTGCCGATCGCACGTGACTtcctgtcacgtgatcccaGGTGATGGAGCTTATGTTTAGTCAACTTACACCGACTGAATGATGGGAGTATGGCCAAAAGTAATCACACGAGCAaatgtacgatacaagtacaagtacaaagtacaaagtacaagtaccgtacTCTCACAAGAATTATAAACCCCGACTACGAGTGTCGGTTTTTTGTTCATGTGACCCCGTCCGAGCTTGCTCATGCAACTgtagatcacgtgataggTCGGTTGCTTCGGTTGTCACTGTCGGCTATTTATGATTTTCCGAACCAAACTTTTTCGTGAGTCATAGATCATAGGTCGGGATGGCCGTGGAACTATCTGACAGAATTCGCCAGAAAAAGGGCAGAAATAGAACCGTTTAATTCCGCTGTGTTATAAGGCGAGCTAACAGGTGCCAAACGGGACCGGGAGAGCGACTTCCTTGTTGTTGGGCTGCTATTATAGTGCGTTGACTGAATGGAgctgtacgagtagtgtAGAACAGGTTGAAGAGACGGGAAGACGGCATTGAAATTTCTGTaatttgaaaaaaaatcggAAAAAATAAGGGAAATTCTCCAGGAGAGACAATATGCCATTTTCAAATTGTTCCGTAACTTATCTCTCTGAAATCTCTTCCATTGACCCCGTTTTGGTCCCCATCCTGATGGTTGCGATTTTGACCCATGCATATTGCTGCACCCTAATGTACCCGTCTGCACCTCCTGCAGACGCACTTTACCTGCACCTCCTCTCCTGCAGCTCGCTGAGAGTACAGAAGCTATTTACgcacatttttttttaacGGCGGCGATTTGGGGCTGAGAAAAATAGAGTTGCGACGAACCCGAAGGATAAGACGTTAGCGAGAGATAGCGAAAAGGGGGTTTGGAGCGGTGCAGAAAATCGGAGGAAATTAGGGAAAATCGGGGAAAATGACGACAATTCGAACCGAGGCCAATTGAGCACGCCGAAGCAGTTTCAACGCAATCGGCCGCGATTCGGACCAGTTGGGCCGCTCTTAGGCAGTCACCAACCAGATGTTCTGCACGGATTTCCCCGATTGTGGAAATGAAATCGACGCCGGCGTCATGGCAATCGACAGTTGGGGGAGAGATAAATCGGTGGTCACGTGTACACCCCCCACGAGCGTCTCCCGTGCCACTTTCTCCCCAGCGACCGTTATCTCAACTCACTTCCCCTCTCTCAACAGTTAACCCAACCCTCAACCAAATTGACGTGGTTAGCGGTTTGGCAGGCGACAAGCGAAATTGACTTTTCCAACAAACTCAGCACGCCACCACGCCCGTTCGCCATGCATGTTGTACCCCtcaccgaggccaccaGGATTGGGTCAAAGTGAGGGGGAGtatcaacaagaaggaaaaagggTCTTTTGGGAGCTCCAAAATAGTTGGGGAGGCGGACCAACAGAGACATATATAGACTCGAAACCAATGTCACAAATCCATCTTTACCAAATAAAGTTAGGGACACAAAACCGCTCTCCAAACAGGATATAATTgtcccaccaccaccacacacacacaccacccAACCCAACATTTAGCCTCCGTCTGCTACAACTTAATCAGGCACGACTCACTCTTCTTTCTacgtgacacaaacagagcGACACCTACGGAGCGACACCCCCCTCGaccgacacagaaacagcgtcgatcacacacacacacacacacacaccgAATCCGACACTCACCAGATCAATCATGTCAGCGAAATCCATTCACGAGGCCGACGGCAAGGCCCTGCTCGCACACTTTCTGTCCAAGGCGCCCGTGTGGgccgagcagcagcccatCAACACGTTTGAAATGGGCACACCCAAGCTGGCGTCTCTGACGTTCGAGGACGGCGTGGCCCCCGAGCAGATCTTCGCCGCCGCTGAAAAGACCTACCCCTGGCTGCTGGAGTCCGGCGCCAAGTTTGTGGCCAAGCCCGACCAGCTCATCAAGCGACGAGGCAAGGCCGGCCTGCTGGTACTCAACAAGTCGTGGGAGGAGTGCAAGCCCTGGATCGCCGAGCGGGCCGCCAAGCCCATCAACGTGGAGGGCATTGACGGAGTGCTGCGAACGTTCCTGGTCGAGCCCTTTGTGCCCCACGACCAGAAGCACGAGTACTACATCAACATCCACTCCGTGCGAGAGGGCGACTGGATCCTCTTCTACCACGAGGGAGGAGTCGACGTCGGCGACGTGGAcgccaaggccgccaagaTCCTCATCCCCGTTGACATTGAGAACGAGTACCCCTCCAACGCCACGctcaccaaggagctgctggcacACGTGCCCGAGGACCAGCACCAGACCCTGCTCGACTTCATCAACCGGCTCTACGCCGTCTACGTCGATCTGCAGTTTACGTATCTGGAGATCAACCCCCTGGTCGTGATCCCCACCGCCCAGGGCGTCGAGGTCCACTACCTGGATCTTGCCGGCAAGCTCGACCAGACCGCAGAGTTTGAGTGCGGCCCCAAGTGGGCTGCTGCGCGGTCCCCCGCCGCTCTGGGCCAGGTCGTCACCATTGACGCCGGCTCCACCAAGGTGTCCATCGACGCCGGCCCCGCCATGGTCTTCCCCGCTCCTTTCGGTCGAGagctgtccaaggaggaggcgtACATTGCGGAGCTCGATTCCAAGACCGGAGCTTCTCTGAAGCTGACTGTTCTCAATGCCAAGGGCCGAATCTGGACCCTTgtggctggtggaggagcctcCGTCGTCTACGCCGACGCCATTGCGTCTGCCGGCTTTGCTGACGAGCTCGCCAACTACGGCGAGTACTCTGGCGCTCCCAACGAGACCCAGACCTACGAGTACGCCAAAACCGTACTGGATCTCATGACCCGGGGCGACGCTCACCCCGAGGGCAAGGTACTGTTCATTGGCGGAGGAATCGCCAACTTCACCCAGGTTGGATCCACCTTCAAGGGCATCATCCGGGCCTTCCGGGACTACCAGTCTTCTCTGCACAACCACAAGGTGAAGATTTACGTGCGACGAGGCGGTCCCAACTGGCAGGAGGGTCTGCGGTTGATCAAGTCGGCTGGCGACGAGCTGAATCTGCCCATGGAGATTTACGGCCCCGACATGCACGTGTCGGGTATTGTTCCTTTGGCTCTGCTTGGAAAGCGGCCCAAGAATGTCAAGCCTTTTGGCACCGGACCTTCTACTGAGGCTTCCACTCCTCTCGGAGTTTAACTTGCCCATGAGCGAGCGAACGTAAAAGTGGTAACCACGATAAGTAATTAGATATAGCAATGGCATATAGACTGAGATGAGCGCACGAGCGCGGACGAGCGTAGCAGTAGTGGGGTTGCATGTACGAACACGAGTGCTCGTATTTGTATTCGTATTCGTATTCGTATTCATTTCAGGTTTCATTTCAGATTTGTCTCAGTGGGGCTGTTTCAGAATCTGTTTCAGAAACATTGGTGTAGTTGGACGCAGAGGTTGAAATGTTACGTTTCGAGGATACCTGTTGTTTTTGGGTCATTTTTGTCCAGGAAATTGTTGGTTTATGTTAGCTGAATTGGTTCCTGTTTCGATTTCTTCGGACCAGCAAAAATTGAAGGAGTTATTTCAATGTTGTGGCAACGAGTCTAGAGTCTGGATATAAATATGCATTTTTTAGGATGATCCGAACGGAATAGCGATTAGTTTTTAGGAGAGAAATTGATCTTTGGTGCGTGATTCTTCATTTACAGCTGAGGACTTTCAGATTGGGGTGATATTGACAGAGTTGGAGTGGTTTGGAGTATCTACTGTTGGTTACGTGGGGGGACAACCAACTGTGAATACTTCGGATGGGGGGAATTGCGACTTATTTTGGATATTATACAAGGTAATTTGTATGATAGGGATGGATTTTGCTGGCGGAATTGATCTCTATTTAGATCTTTTTGATGCGAGCAAAATTGAAGGagttgaggaggagtgtGAGAAGAAGATATAAAAGTGCTAACAAATTGGGCAGTCTTGATAACAAACTCTGTTGATATTACATGGACTGGAAGGGAGGGTTTAAAGGGTGGTTTTGAGCATATTAACGTAACAATACGGTCCGGTTAGTATGAGACGATTTGTTCGTCATGGTCGAATAACCCTTCTGGAGCTGAGATATCTTATATCAAGACTATTTTCGGGCAGTTTAGTGCCCTCTCCAAAtcggtacagtatttacCCTGTTCTCAGATatctccaaaaaaaaaagaaaactTTTATCCCAAGACGTACTTCCAGAATATGCAAAGAATGACGGTAGCCGAGTGTGTCGGATCTGGTCCTCAGAGTTCTGGACCGGTAGAaaagtaccggtacaagtacttggagCCTTGCAAGTGATTGCAATGCGTGGTGAttggtggtcacgtgaggaCCCTATACGGGGACTAGATAATCAGACCTGTCAGAGGTATACACCACCAATTGGGCATGTACAGgagcatgtacagtaggtatgtacatacttatACAGTTAATTAAAAGTATGAGTTGGTAGATTTAGGagaagtcacgtgccgGGTGCCGAGGGTGCCGCCGCAGCTGCATTTTTTCaccggtcacgtggctctGCGCTGACTCACCGTGCCATTCTGCTTAGTAACCGGGATTATACAACTCAGATTGGTGTCAACTTTTGCCTCCACTAATGCTTGAAGCAGGGAGTAAAAACATGTATAAACCGGGGCCAAAATGGAGCAAACGAAGGGTCAAACGCTGAGCAACAAGCGGCAACAATGGGCAACATATAGAGCAAAAACGGAGCAAAAACGGAGCAATAGTGGAgcaaaaataaataaattaggctacttgtagaatataaaaaaaagggtCTAATGAAGAGTCAAAGAAAGGAAGAGTCGAACTTTggaccaaaaaaaatagagCAAATGCGACAGATAAATGGAGCTAAAACCTGGTAAAACAGGACAGCGTAGTACAAACTGACACAGAGAGCCTCGAATCCTTTCCCAGGAATAACAGAAAAAACAGCCCCCCAAAAAACAGCGTCCCTCACAAGGTCTGGGTCACGTGCTACTACTGATGTCGTCAAAatgcacgtgaccgccCCACGGTCGCCTCGACGGCCGCCTCGGACACGGTTTCCCAACCAATAGAAACTAAGACAGTTAACCAAACGAGCAGGTGGTAGGTGCTGTAGCTGGGAGCAGATGGCAGTGGGTATTGTAGTGGCCGGTGTGGAGAGATTATGAGTGAGATTGGCGGTGCCATGGGGTTGGCTGAGGCGAAGTAGTGGAGGCGGGGAGAGTAGTAGGAGGGCGGGGGGATACGACTTGTACTGGTTATGAGTAGAGTCATGGGAACACGTGATGGGTCGTATGAACGGCAACACTAGCAAAATATCACGTGGGAAAAGGAGTCGCCACGTTCCCACATGTCTTGTCCAAACGATAATCCGGACTCCATAATCATCGACGTTGGCACTACTGTAGCATAACTCTGGACAAGTCGACTGTTGGACCAAGACGACAGACAGCTCGGTGACAAGAGACAACGGAGACAACCGagacgacacaaacaacacaaacagcccAGtgacaaacagctccattTCCGCGGCAACACAAGTTGATCAAGTACAGTGAGTGAATTGAGTGAGAGAAGGATGGGGGAGGATGGGGGAAGAGGATGAGAGGAGAAGGGTTCTGAGCAGTCTGAAGCTGTCTAGAGCGGTCTTGAGCAGGTTGAAGCCATCTAAAGCTGGTCTGGAGCAATTCGGAACCACTAGGGCGGCTTTGGGTGGTTCTTAATGAGACAGAGATCGTCCAAACCGGGCCAGGGGGGCTTAGGGTGGTTCAAAATGGTTCCTAGTGCCAAGAGCAGGTCAGAGCAGACCTCAAGCTCTTCGGACCAATTCTGAGATGTTTCTGCACTGCTCTGAACAGACTACAAGTCCCTCAGAGCAGACCCGGAGCTCTTCAGACTAATTGCGAGCAGCCATACCAATCCAGATAAGTTCAAGAAACCCACGGGAATCCAGTGACTCAATCATGCCCTCTGAAGGGCTCCAAATGGCCCCGTTTCCCCTATGGCACTAGCCACGACGCCCGAGCGACCacacaagaaggagctaTGGTCGCCAGTTACTCTTGTATCATTGCTACAGGTGCTACAAGTGCTACAAGTGCTACAAGTGCTACAAGTGCCATAAATACACTACTGTCTGACACCTACTCGTACCAGACACAACTCCAGGGAGAGAATTGAGAAGTAGGCCCAGTTCATCGCGTGACCCAAGTCTTGCAAACGATGGCAGAGCCGCGCATCacacatcacgtgatcaccCCATACCTTAccccacgtgaccacgGACCCACCGCTCCAAACCGGCCAAGGCTCTCCAATCTCTACAATCCCTGCAATCGCTCGTCTCCCACCACCTCGTCTAATTGTACGTATACTAATTTAGGTTTGACGCGTTTCGTGAATTGAATTGATTGACCAGAATCGACCGAGACCAAGCCCGACtatttttcttctccaccaatGAGCGGCGAAACGAGCGGCGAATCGAACGGCGAAACCAACGGCGTGAGCGTCAGCGGAGTCAACGGCGACTCGCGTGAGCACCACGATCACGTGCCCGCCCGTGCAACTTCAGCGACCGCAGACCCTGATGGCGATGTGACCATGGGCGATGTGGCTACGGGCGAAGTTGATCATCCGCCGTCTGAGTTGGCGGCAGATGAGTCGGCGGTAGATGAGTCGGCGGTAGATGAGTCAGCGACAAAGGCTGGCAAAACCAGGTCCAGCTCCAACACTGGGACCAAGTCTGATGACAAATCGGAGGTGACCGGGGCTGACGCTG from Yarrowia lipolytica chromosome 1D, complete sequence encodes:
- a CDS encoding uncharacterized protein (Compare to YALI0D24431g, similar to uniprot|Q8X096 Neurospora crassa Probable ATP citrate lyase subunit 2) produces the protein MSAKSIHEADGKALLAHFLSKAPVWAEQQPINTFEMGTPKLASLTFEDGVAPEQIFAAAEKTYPWLLESGAKFVAKPDQLIKRRGKAGLLVLNKSWEECKPWIAERAAKPINVEGIDGVLRTFLVEPFVPHDQKHEYYINIHSVREGDWILFYHEGGVDVGDVDAKAAKILIPVDIENEYPSNATLTKELLAHVPEDQHQTLLDFINRLYAVYVDLQFTYLEINPLVVIPTAQGVEVHYLDLAGKLDQTAEFECGPKWAAARSPAALGQVVTIDAGSTKVSIDAGPAMVFPAPFGRELSKEEAYIAELDSKTGASLKLTVLNAKGRIWTLVAGGGASVVYADAIASAGFADELANYGEYSGAPNETQTYEYAKTVLDLMTRGDAHPEGKVLFIGGGIANFTQVGSTFKGIIRAFRDYQSSLHNHKVKIYVRRGGPNWQEGLRLIKSAGDELNLPMEIYGPDMHVSGIVPLALLGKRPKNVKPFGTGPSTEASTPLGV
- a CDS encoding uncharacterized protein (Compare to YALI0D24409g, similar to Saccharomyces cerevisiae ADE16 (YLR028C) and ADE17 (YMR120C); ancestral locus Anc_2.418, highly similar to uniprot|P38009 Saccharomyces cerevisiae YMR120C Bifunctional purine biosynthesis protein ADE17 [Includes: Phosphoribosylaminoimidazolecarboxamide formyltransferase (EC 2.1.2.3) (AICAR transformylase)), coding for MSLCPISKLFLCNPTHTMSERQKIAILSVYDKTGLLDLAKGLVKNNVRLLASGGTAKLVREAGFPVEDVSAITHAPEMLSGRVKTLHPAVHGGILARNIESDEKDLSAQGIDKVDFVVCNLYPFQDTVAKINVTIEEAVEEIDIGGVTLLRAAAKNHSRVTILSDPRDYHAFLNELDHGAISAETRNRLALKAFEHTADYDSAISDFFRKQYSEDLSQMPLRYGANPHQKPAQAFVQQGELPFKVLCGSPGYINLLDALNSWPLVKELSASLNLPAAASFKHVSPAGAAVGLPLSDIEKKIYFVEDIENLSPLANAYARARGADRMSSFGDFIALSNIVDLPTAQIISKEVSDGVIAPGYEPEALELLKKKKGGKYCVLQIDPNFTPGPVETRQVYGISLQQKRNDAVISSNSFKELVSKNKELPEQAIIDLTVATIALKYTQSNSVCYAKDGMVIGLGAGQQSRIHCTRLAGDKADNWWFRQHPKVLAFKWKKGTKRPDKSNAIDLYVSGQIPQSGVEKEEYEAKFETVPEPLTAEERKEWLGKLTKVALSSDAFFPFPDNVYRAARSGVSYISAPSGSVQDEAVFAAADSFGIAYVENNIRLFHH